The following proteins come from a genomic window of Coffea arabica cultivar ET-39 chromosome 11c, Coffea Arabica ET-39 HiFi, whole genome shotgun sequence:
- the LOC113717240 gene encoding E3 ubiquitin ligase BIG BROTHER-related: MEDRKSENNSINQEENPSTIPVNNSAGNSNNNDTERGGGGRRQRTPFTDLSQEDADLALARTLQEQERAYMMLRMNVGEGSDYGSWEGGSYGHVDDEDDDFDDPSEEEYDGSEVEEDENEEEEDAFDVNAQDEEEEDDSQNVEIDPSAYSSDEAYARALQDAEEREMAARLLSMAGINEMVIGEADDEEEDDGNSQDAWEEVDPDELSYEELLALGEVVGTESRGLSADTIASLPAMSYKSQCTEAGSTDSCVICRLDYEEGDRLTVLSCKHSYHPDCINNWLKINKVCPVCSAEVSTSGNS, translated from the exons ATGGAGGATCGTAAATCCGAAAATAATTCCATCAACCAAGAAGAAAACCCTAGCACTATTCCAGTTAATAATTCTGCTGGTAACAGTAACAATAACGATACAGAACGAGGCGGCGGTGGCCGCCGGCAGAGAACGCCGTTCACCGACCTCAGTCAAGAAGACGCCGATCTTGCCCTAGCCCGGACTCTTCAAGAACAG GAGAGAGCTTATATGATGTTAAGAATGAATGTTGGTGAGGGAAGTGATTATGGAAGTTGGGAAGGTGGGAGCTACGGGCATGTAGATGACGAGGATGATGATTTTGATGATCCCAGCGAAGAAGAATATGATGGCAGTGAAGTAGAAGAGGATGAAaatgaggaagaagaagatgcatttGATGTTAATGCACAGGATGAGGAAGAGGAGGATGACAGCCAGAATGTTGAAATTGATCCATCTGCTTATTCAAGTGATGAAGCCTATGCTCGAGCATTGCAAGATGCGGAAGAAAGGGAAATGGCTGCTAGATTGCTGTCCATGGCTGGAATAAATGAAA TGGTTATTGGTGAAgctgatgatgaagaagaagatgatggtaATTCTCAG GATGCATGGGAAGAAGTTGATCCTGATGAGCTATCATATGAG GAATTGCTTGCCTTGGGTGAGGTTGTTGGGACTGAGAGTAGGGGTCTTTCTGCCGACACAATTGCCTCTTTGCCAGCAATGAGCTATAAGTCTCAGTGCACAGAGGCTGGAAGCACTGATTC GTGTGTAATTTGTAGGTTGGACTATGAGGAAGGTGACAGATTGACAGTGCTTTCTTGCAAGCATTCTTACCACCCGGATTGTATAAACAATTGGTTAAAGATAAATAAG GTTTGTCCGGTCTGCAGCGCTGAGGTCTCCACTTCGGGAAACAGCTAG
- the LOC113715950 gene encoding protein FAR1-RELATED SEQUENCE 5-like, whose product MDCSKLAEDGTPELGIEFNSEKDAYKFYNKYAFKMGFSVHKDYLNKDKDGVTTSRRYSYCKEGVKRKYESDVMPKRTRVATKIGCGAKMVIVLFRGTMKYRVHDLVLEHNHELHIT is encoded by the coding sequence ATGGATTGCAGCAAATTGGCAGAAGATGGGACTCCTGAGTTAGGAATAGAGTTCAACAGTGAAAAGGATGCATACAAGTTTTACAACAAGTATGCCTTTAAAATGGGTTTTAGTGTACATAAAGACTATCTGAATAAAGACAAAGACGGCGTGACCACGTCTAGGAGATATAGTTACTGCAAGGAAGGTGTGAAGCGCAAGTACGAAAGTGATGTGATGCCAAAGAGGACACGAGTGGCGACGAAAATAGGGTGTGGAGCTAAAATGGTTATCGTGTTGTTTAGAGGGACAATGAAGTACCGTGTGCATGACCTTGTCTTAGAGCATAACCATGAGTTGCACATTACTtaa